Below is a window of Clavibacter michiganensis subsp. tessellarius DNA.
TCCTCGACCAGCGCCGCGAAGAGGTCGGGCCGCTCGATCTGCGGCATGTGGCCGCAGTCCGGGATGAGGCGCGTGCGCGCGTCGGGCAGCTCGCGCGCGACGGCCGCGAGGTGCGCGGGCGGGAGGATCCGGTCGCGGTCGCCCCACACCGCGAGCACCGGCAGGCCCGACGCCCGCACGCTCTCGACCAGCGGCCGCCGCCAGCGCGAGCTCACGCCGCGGACCGTGCCGAGGTCGCGCGCGATGCCGAGCATCGTGGCCGCGTGCACCGGGCGGGCCGAGAGCTCCTGCGCGTGCCGCATCCGCGCGGGGGTGGTGAGCGCCGGGTCGTGGAAGATCGTGCGGGTCGAGCGCCGGGAGTTTGCGGGCGTGGGGCGCAGCAGCAGGGTGGCGAGCGGGTCGAAGGCGAGCACCCGGAGGCCGACCGTGACCTGCCGGCCGAAGCCCGCGCTGTCGGCGAGCACGAGCGCCCGCACGCGATCCGGGTGCCGCACCGCGAGCGTCATCGCGACGGCGCCGCCGAGCGAGTTGCCGACCACGGTCACGGGTCCGCGCATGCCCGTCGCGTCGAGGTAGGCGGGCAGGGCGTCGGCCAGCGCCTCGAGCGTCGTGGGGCCAGCGACCGGATCCGACCAGCCGAAGCCCGGCAGGTCGAGGCTGTGCAGCGCGTGCCCGGCGGAGAGGCGCGCGTGCTGCTCGTCCCAGTCCTCGAGGCTGCGGCCGATGCCGTGCAGGAGGAGGAGCGGATCCCCGGTGCCCGTCACGCGGTGCCGCACGGCCCGGCCGTCGACGTCGATCAGCGCGGTGCCCGGGGCCCGGAGCGGGTCGACGTCCCCGGGTGCGGCCATGTCGCGACCCTATCGAGATCCTCACGCCGTGGATTCCTGCGATGTCGGGAGGAGGTGCGACGATGGAGGGGCTGCGCATCGCAGCGTCTTCCCCGTCGCCCGGAGCCACGAGCCCGCCCGACGTGCGGCGATCCACCGGGGTCGCCGATGAGCATCAAGGAGCGACACGGCATGACGATCTTCGAGCAGATGGAGTCCGAGGTCCGGAGCTACAGCCGCGGCTGGCCGGTCGTGTTCGACCGCGCGGTGGGCAGCGAGATGTTCACGGCCGACGGCGACCGCTACCTCGACTTCTTCGCGGGCGCCGGCGCGCTCAACTACGGGCACAACAACCCCGCGCTCAAGCAGAAGCTCGTCGACTACATCCTCCGTGACGGCGTCACGCACTCCCTCGACATGTTCACGGAGGCCCGCCGCGACTTCCTGCAGACCTTCCAGGACGTCATCCTGCAGCCCCGCGGGCTCGACTACCGCATCATGTTCCCCGGCCCGGGCGGCGCCAACGCGGTCGAGGCAGCGATGAAGCTCGCGCGCAAGGTCACCGGCCGCACCACCATCGTGCACTTCACGAACTCGTTCCACGGCATGACCGAGGGCGCGCTCTCGGTCACGGGCAACGCGCTCAAGCGCGGCGGCGCCGGCCACCCCCTGCACCACGCGGTCGCGGTGCCGTTCGACGGCTACCTCGGCGCCGAGACCGACACCCTCGCGTACTTCGAGAAGCTGCTCGACGACTCGGGGTCGGGCGTCGACACGCCCGCCGGCGTCATCGTCGAGACCGTGCAGGGCGAGGGCGGCATCAACGTCGCCACGCCCGAGTGGCTGCGCAAGCTGCGCGAGCTGACCGCGCGCCACGGCATCGTGCTCATCGTCGACGACGTGCAGATGGGCTGCGGCCGCACGGGCGGGTTCTTCAGCTTCGAGGAGTCCGGCATCGTCCCCGACATCGTCACGCTCTCCAAGTCCATCGGCGGCTACGGCCTGCCCATGGCCCTCACGCTCCTCAAGCCCGAGCTCGACCAGTGGAAGCCGGGCGAGCACAACGGCACGTTCCGCGGCATCGCGCCCGCGTTCCTCACGGGCGCCGAGGCCCTGCGCCTGTACTGGGCCGACGGCGAGCTCGAGGCGTCCACGCTCCGCAAGGGCGAGCGGATCCACGAGGTCTTCACCGAGATCGCCGCCTCCGCCGCGCCGGGGATGACGCTCAAGGTGCGCGGCCGCGGCCTCGCGCGCGGCATCGAGTTCCCCTCGGGCGAGCTCGCCGGCGCGGTCTGCCGGGCGGCGTTCGAGCGCGGCATGCTCATGGAGACGAGCGGCGCCGGCGGCACGGTCATGAAGGTGCTGCCCGCGCTCACCATCACCGACGAGCAGGTCGAGGAGGGTCTCGCGATCATCCGCGCGTCCGTCCGCGAGGTCCTCGGATCCACGAGCGAGGAGCTCGCCGCCGACGAGGTGCCGCTGCCGGTGGCCGTCGGGAGCTGATCCGCTCTCCGTCCCGACCCTCGCTGTCACTTCGACGGCTGCTAGTGTCACTTGTGCGCCACAAGTGTCAACGTGCTGCGTCGTAGCGACAGGAGCGAGCCGATGTCCGAGTGGCCTCAGCACGAGCACCGCACGGTCCCCTGGCAGAGCACGGGCCGACATGGCCCTCGAGAGGACCGGGTCTTCTCGGAGGTCGTCGTCTCGCTCCCGCCCCGACTCGGCGACGTCACCGTCCCCTCGACGCCTCCCCGCGACCTGTTGCGCGCGCGGTACGAGACGGAGGAGCTCGAGCGGATCGCCGGTGATCTCCTGCAGCCGCTGGCGGGCTTCCTCATCCGCATGGAATCCGTCGCGTCATCGCGCATCGAGCAGGTCGAGGCGAGCACCACCGCCTTCGCCCGTGCCCTCGGCGGCGTGAAGGAGAATCCGTCGGCGATGTCGATGGTGTCCGCCGGCCGTGCCATCACCGCGCTGATCGACGCATCCACGACGTCGATCGAGCTCGACGCGATCCTGCGGGCGCATGAGCTGCTGATGCGGGACGAGCCCGGGGAGCGCGAGCATGCCGGTCGCCTCCGTGACGTGCAGAACTGGATCGGCGGATCGCAGTACACCCCCCGCGGGGCGCTCTACGTGCCTCCCCCATCGGAGGAGGTACCGGCCTGCCTCGCCGACCTGCTGGCGTTCGCGAACCGGGACGACGTGGATCCGATCGCCCAGGCCGCGATCGTGCACGCGCAGTTCGAGAGCATCCACCCGTTCACCGACGGGAACGGCCGGATCGGCCGCGCCCTCATCGGCGCGGTCCTCCGTCGGCGGGGCATGACGCCGACCACGGTGCTGCCGGTCGCGTCAGCGCTGGCCGCCGACACCGACCACTACTTCGGCCTCCTCACCGCCTATCGGTCCGGCGACGTCGAGGCGATCATCACCGATGTGGCGCTGTGCGTCGAGGTCGCCGCACGCGAGGCCCGCGGGACGGCCCGGTCGTTCATCTTGTACGCCGACGCGTGGCGGCGCGAGGTCGGGATGCGCGCCGGCAGCGCGACGGATCAGGTGCTCGACCTGCTGGTCGGCCTGCCGGTGTTCACTGCCGAGCAGCTGTCCACGCGCGCCGGCCTCCGGGACCGGGCGGCGTACCGGGCGATCGACCAGCTCGAGGAGGCCCGGATCATCACCGAGGTCACCGAGCGCAAGCGCGATCGCGTCTACGCCGTCACGGACGTGCTGGACGAGTTCGAGGATCTCGACGACCGCATCCGGTCCCGCATCACCCGACTCCGTACGGCTGGGTGACCCTGGCTCGATCCCGCCGTCCATCGCGCGCCTACCGCGGCCGCAGGATCCGGTACCGGTGCTCCGGGCGACCGGTGGATCCGTAGTTGAGCTGCACGTTGACCACGCGGTCGCGGGCGAGGGCGCCGAGGTAGCGCTGCGCGGTGGCGCGGGAGACGCCCACGCGCTCGGCGATCTCGGGGGCGCTCAGCTCCGCATCCGACGCGGAGAGGGCATCGAGCACGGCCTGCTCGGTCGCCGGGCGCTCGCGCGCGGAGACCCGGCCGGGCCGCAGGGCGTGGATGGCGCGGTCGATGCCGGCCTGGTCGAGCGGCCGGTCGCTCGCGAGGCCGGCGCGGAAGGCGGCGTAGGCCGCGAGGCGCGCGGTGAGCAGCTCGGGCGCGAACGGCTTCACGAGGTAGGAGACGGCGCCGCCGCGGAGGGCGCGGCGGACGGTGGCGGGGTCGTCGGCGGCCGTGACGAGGATCACGTCGGGCTCGATGCGCCGCACCAGGTCGATGCCGCTGCCGTCGGGCAGGTAGGCGTCGAGGAGCACGAGGTCGGGGCGGGACGTGTCGAGCACGGCGAGCGCCGCCCGCACGCTGCCCGCGGTGCCGACGGCGCGGAAGCCCGGCGCCTGCTCGACGATGCCCTCGTGCAGGCGGGCGATGCGGAAGTCGTCGTCGACGACGAGGACGGTGAGGTCGTCGGTCATGCGCGGGCTCCGTCGGGGTCGGGGGCGGGATCGGGATCGTCGGGGTGATGTGCGCCGACGGCGGGCGGATCGTCGGCCCGCGGATCCGCGGCGGCCGGCGGATCCGCGTCGGGCGGCTCCACCACGCCCGCGAGCCGCGCGCAGAAGACGGCGCCGGCCTCAGCACGAGGCGGCGGGCCGCCGGGATCGGCGACCCACACGTCGCCGCCGTCGCGTCGGGCGATGTCGCGCACGAGCGGCAGGCCGAAGCCGAGGCCGTGCGCGGGATCCGCTCCGCCCGCCGCCGCGAGCCCCTCCGCGGCGCCGTCCACGTCGTCGGGTCGACGCCGGAAGATGCCCGCGGCGTCCGCCGACCCGAGCCCGTCGCCGGAGTCGGAGACCGCGAGGTGCAGGTCGACCCCGTCGTCGAGCGCCTCCACCTCCACCCACCTGTCGGCGCGGGATCCGCGGACGGCCGCGTGCATCGCGTTGTCGACGAGGTTGCCGAGCACGGTCGTGACCTCCTCGGGCCGCACGAGGATCCCGCGCACGAGCGTGCCGGGCCCGACCCGGAGCGCCACGCCCCGCTCCTCCGCCTCCATCGCCTTCGCGCCGAGGAACGCCTGCAGGTAGGGCTCGTCGACGAGCCCGGCGTCGACCGTCGGGAACGCCACCGGCCCCTGCTCGAGCACGCCCGCGAGGTAGCCGTCGGCCTCGTCCACCCGGCCGGTCGCGACGAGGCCGCGCACGACGTGCAGGCGGTTCGCGAACTCGTGCCGCTGCACGCGGAGCGCCGTGGACATCGCGGTGACGGCGGTGAGGCGACGGCTCATCGCCTCGATGTCCGTCTCGTCGCGCAGCACCATCACGGTGCCGAGGTCGCGTCCGTCGCGGTCGACCCGGGCGACGTCGACGAAGAGGAGCCGGTCGTCGACCACCGCGCGCAGCGACGCGGATCCGGCGGCCGGCGCCCCGGGCGGCGCGGACGCGGCTCCCGCGCCCGCCCGCGCCGCGGCGACCGCGTCCCGCAGCACGGGCGCGACGCCGAGGTCCGCGAGCGTGCGGCCGACCGGATCCACGAGCCCGAGCAGCTCCGCGGCCCGCGGGTTGCAGACGGTGACGCGGCCGTCGGTGCCGAGGCCGAGCACGCCCTCGCCGACGCCGGACAGGACGGCCGCCTGGTCCTGCACGAGTCCCGCGAGCTCGGACGGCTGGAGGCCGAGGGTGAGGCGCGCGAGCCGTCGCGAGAGGATGCCGCTGGCCGCCGCCCCGACGCCGAGCGCGAGCAGTGCCACGACCGCGATCGCGGCCACGTCGACGCCGATGGAGTCGCGCACGGTGGCGGCCGCGAAGCCCACGCTGACCTCGCCGACCACGCGGCCGGATCCGCTGCCCGTCGAGCCCGCGCCGCCCGCGGACCCGTCCGCGTCCGCCAGCGCCCGAACCGGCACCTTCGCCCGCGCCGACTCCCCGAGCGTGCCGGTGGCCCACGTGACCTCCTCGCGCCCCGCGAGCGCGACGGCCGGATCCGTGCTCACGAGCTGCCCGAGCTCGGCGGCGTCGGGGTGGGCGAGCCGAAGCCCGCGGTCGTCGGTCACGACGACGAAGAGCGCGCCGGTCCGCTCGCGCACGGCCTCGGCGGTCCGCTGGACGGGCCCGTCGGCGAGGTCCGCGGCGGAGGCGGGCGCGGGATCCGCGGTCTCGTCGGTCACGGCGGCCCGGAGCGCGGGATCCTCCGCGGCCGTCCGCGCGATCGCGAGCGCCGTCGCCTGCGCCTCGTCCCGGTTCTCCGACGAGCTGAGCAGGCCGTAGGCGATCGTCGCGATCCCCACCACCACGAGCACGACGAGCAGCTGGAGGACGAGCGTGCGGCGCGCGAAGTCGAGCCCCGCCCGTCGCCGCCCCGTCGCTCGATCCACCTGGTGAGCATAATGCGCAGAACGTCGTCTACGTGCACTATCGCGATGAAGCGGCACAAGCGCGACGCGACGCGGACGCCGACCTAGCGTGTGGTGTTCAGCCGGGCGTCCCGCCCACCGACGAAGGAGTCACGCGTGCTGGTATTCCTGGGCTTCGCCATGGTCCTCACCTTCATGGCGCTCATCATGACCAAGCGGCTGACGCCCATGGTCGCCCTCATCCTCGTGCCGACGATCTTCGGCCTCTTCGCGGGCGCCGGTCTCGGCATCGGCGACATGGTGATCGAGGCGCTCGGCGACCTGGCCCCCACGGCCGCGCTGCTGATGTTCGCCATCATCTACTTCGGCATCATGATCGACGTCGGCCTGTTCGACCCGCTGGTGCGCCTCATCCTCCGCGTCGCGGGCGGCGACCCGGCCAAGATCGTGCTCGGCACGGCCATCCTCGCGGCGGCGGTCTCCCTCGACGGCGACGGATCCACAACCTTCATCGTCACCACCGCGGCCATGCTGCCCATCTACCGCAAGCTCGGGATGAGCCCGGTCGTCCTCACCTGCACGGCCGGCCTCGCGAACGGCACGCTCAACATCGTCCCGTGGGGCGGCCCGACCGTCCGCGCGGCGGCGGCCCTCAAGGTCTCGCCGACCGACATCTTCGTGCCGATGATCCCGTCGCTCCTCGTGGGCCTCGCGCTCGTCATGGTCTTCGCCTGGACGATGGGCGTCCGCGAGCGCAACCGCCTGGCGGCGCTCGGCGAGGCCCGGGCCGAGGGCGGCCTCGACGACGGCGGCGCGGCTTCCGGCTCCGGCGGATCCACGGGTGGCTCCGGCTGGTGGCGCGCCGGTC
It encodes the following:
- a CDS encoding alpha/beta fold hydrolase; translation: MAAPGDVDPLRAPGTALIDVDGRAVRHRVTGTGDPLLLLHGIGRSLEDWDEQHARLSAGHALHSLDLPGFGWSDPVAGPTTLEALADALPAYLDATGMRGPVTVVGNSLGGAVAMTLAVRHPDRVRALVLADSAGFGRQVTVGLRVLAFDPLATLLLRPTPANSRRSTRTIFHDPALTTPARMRHAQELSARPVHAATMLGIARDLGTVRGVSSRWRRPLVESVRASGLPVLAVWGDRDRILPPAHLAAVARELPDARTRLIPDCGHMPQIERPDLFAALVEDFLAGL
- a CDS encoding Fic family protein, whose amino-acid sequence is MSEWPQHEHRTVPWQSTGRHGPREDRVFSEVVVSLPPRLGDVTVPSTPPRDLLRARYETEELERIAGDLLQPLAGFLIRMESVASSRIEQVEASTTAFARALGGVKENPSAMSMVSAGRAITALIDASTTSIELDAILRAHELLMRDEPGEREHAGRLRDVQNWIGGSQYTPRGALYVPPPSEEVPACLADLLAFANRDDVDPIAQAAIVHAQFESIHPFTDGNGRIGRALIGAVLRRRGMTPTTVLPVASALAADTDHYFGLLTAYRSGDVEAIITDVALCVEVAAREARGTARSFILYADAWRREVGMRAGSATDQVLDLLVGLPVFTAEQLSTRAGLRDRAAYRAIDQLEEARIITEVTERKRDRVYAVTDVLDEFEDLDDRIRSRITRLRTAG
- a CDS encoding response regulator transcription factor encodes the protein MTDDLTVLVVDDDFRIARLHEGIVEQAPGFRAVGTAGSVRAALAVLDTSRPDLVLLDAYLPDGSGIDLVRRIEPDVILVTAADDPATVRRALRGGAVSYLVKPFAPELLTARLAAYAAFRAGLASDRPLDQAGIDRAIHALRPGRVSARERPATEQAVLDALSASDAELSAPEIAERVGVSRATAQRYLGALARDRVVNVQLNYGSTGRPEHRYRILRPR
- a CDS encoding sensor histidine kinase, whose amino-acid sequence is MDRATGRRRAGLDFARRTLVLQLLVVLVVVGIATIAYGLLSSSENRDEAQATALAIARTAAEDPALRAAVTDETADPAPASAADLADGPVQRTAEAVRERTGALFVVVTDDRGLRLAHPDAAELGQLVSTDPAVALAGREEVTWATGTLGESARAKVPVRALADADGSAGGAGSTGSGSGRVVGEVSVGFAAATVRDSIGVDVAAIAVVALLALGVGAAASGILSRRLARLTLGLQPSELAGLVQDQAAVLSGVGEGVLGLGTDGRVTVCNPRAAELLGLVDPVGRTLADLGVAPVLRDAVAAARAGAGAASAPPGAPAAGSASLRAVVDDRLLFVDVARVDRDGRDLGTVMVLRDETDIEAMSRRLTAVTAMSTALRVQRHEFANRLHVVRGLVATGRVDEADGYLAGVLEQGPVAFPTVDAGLVDEPYLQAFLGAKAMEAEERGVALRVGPGTLVRGILVRPEEVTTVLGNLVDNAMHAAVRGSRADRWVEVEALDDGVDLHLAVSDSGDGLGSADAAGIFRRRPDDVDGAAEGLAAAGGADPAHGLGFGLPLVRDIARRDGGDVWVADPGGPPPRAEAGAVFCARLAGVVEPPDADPPAAADPRADDPPAVGAHHPDDPDPAPDPDGARA